A stretch of Longimicrobium terrae DNA encodes these proteins:
- a CDS encoding FAD-dependent monooxygenase has product MSAWDAVVVGGGPAGSATAARLAADGFAVLLLDRAAFPRRKPCGECVNPAGVAALQRLGALDRVLAADPARLDGWRIAAADGRAFLGRFPSGVHGLGLGREVLDALLVDHARDAGAEVRTGAKVVDLQRDGTRVTGVVLEDGTEIASRVVVGADGLRSIVVRRLELLRRPPRLRKLALTAHVRLAEPLGGRGELRTLAAGCVGIAQVDGGRANVTVVVTGDEMHAVGGDRDAYFDRALRRCGLNAERLDEVLATGPFDWPVRRAVADGALLVGDAAGYYDPFTGQGIFRALRGAELAADALHAALRAGDATATSLAPYERARRHAFGSGERLQHLVEAFVSRPRLLGWAAGRFARRPALGDAIIRATGDVRPVRSLFSPALIARLVA; this is encoded by the coding sequence GTGAGCGCCTGGGACGCGGTCGTCGTCGGCGGCGGGCCGGCCGGGAGCGCGACGGCCGCGCGCCTGGCGGCGGATGGATTTGCCGTCCTGCTGCTGGACCGCGCGGCCTTTCCGCGGCGGAAACCGTGCGGGGAATGCGTGAACCCGGCGGGCGTCGCGGCGCTCCAGCGGCTCGGCGCGCTGGACCGCGTGCTGGCGGCGGACCCCGCGCGGCTGGACGGCTGGCGCATCGCCGCGGCGGACGGGCGCGCCTTTCTGGGCCGCTTTCCCTCCGGCGTGCACGGGCTGGGACTCGGCCGCGAGGTGCTGGACGCGCTGCTGGTGGACCACGCGCGCGACGCCGGGGCGGAGGTGCGCACGGGAGCGAAAGTCGTGGATCTGCAACGCGATGGAACGCGCGTCACCGGCGTCGTGCTGGAGGACGGGACGGAGATCGCGTCGCGCGTCGTCGTGGGCGCGGACGGGCTGCGGTCCATCGTCGTCCGCCGGCTGGAGCTGCTCCGCCGGCCGCCGCGCCTGCGCAAGCTCGCGCTCACCGCGCACGTGCGCCTCGCGGAGCCGCTGGGCGGACGCGGGGAGTTGCGTACGCTCGCCGCCGGCTGTGTGGGCATCGCGCAGGTGGATGGCGGGCGCGCGAACGTGACCGTCGTCGTCACCGGGGACGAGATGCACGCGGTCGGTGGAGACCGCGACGCGTACTTCGACCGCGCCCTGCGCCGCTGCGGGCTGAATGCCGAGCGGCTGGACGAGGTGCTGGCGACGGGCCCGTTCGACTGGCCCGTCCGCCGCGCCGTGGCGGATGGCGCGCTGCTCGTGGGCGACGCGGCCGGCTACTACGATCCGTTCACGGGGCAGGGGATCTTTCGCGCGCTGCGCGGGGCGGAACTGGCGGCGGACGCCCTCCATGCCGCGCTCCGGGCGGGGGACGCGACCGCGACGTCGCTGGCGCCTTATGAACGGGCCCGCCGCCATGCCTTCGGCTCCGGGGAGCGGCTGCAGCACCTGGTGGAAGCGTTCGTTTCCCGCCCGCGGCTGCTGGGCTGGGCCGCCGGCCGGTTCGCGCGCCGCCCCGCCCTGGGCGACGCCATCATCCGCGCGACGG
- a CDS encoding methyltransferase domain-containing protein: MTSLPRSAGAERMDEPGQDAAELARSLADLRGVNRWLGGTRVVLHHLRALVDAEPPRRWRILDVATGSADIPLAIARWARARGTRVEIVATDLHPTTLAVARERVAGIPDVRAEAADALALPYKDGAFDVVICSTALHHFDDPADVAAVLREMGRVGRVGGIVNDLRRSRPALLGANLLAATVWRTHPVTRHDGPLSVRRAFTPAELMDAARAAGLAGARVHTHAPFRVALTWRGERT; the protein is encoded by the coding sequence GTGACCTCGCTTCCGCGCTCCGCCGGCGCCGAGCGGATGGACGAACCCGGCCAGGACGCGGCCGAGCTGGCCCGCAGCCTGGCGGATCTGCGCGGGGTGAACCGCTGGCTGGGCGGCACGCGCGTCGTTCTCCATCACCTGCGCGCGCTGGTGGATGCGGAGCCGCCTCGCCGGTGGCGCATTCTGGATGTGGCGACCGGCTCCGCGGACATCCCGCTCGCCATCGCGCGGTGGGCACGCGCGCGCGGAACGCGGGTGGAGATCGTCGCCACCGACCTGCATCCCACCACGCTGGCCGTCGCCCGGGAGCGCGTCGCGGGCATACCGGACGTGCGGGCGGAGGCGGCGGACGCGCTGGCGCTCCCGTACAAAGATGGTGCGTTCGATGTCGTGATCTGCTCCACCGCGCTGCACCATTTCGATGATCCTGCGGACGTCGCGGCGGTGCTGCGGGAGATGGGGCGCGTGGGGCGCGTCGGCGGGATCGTGAACGACCTCCGGCGCTCGCGGCCGGCGCTGCTGGGGGCCAACCTGCTGGCGGCGACGGTGTGGCGCACGCATCCCGTTACGCGCCACGACGGGCCGCTTTCCGTACGTCGGGCGTTCACCCCGGCGGAGTTGATGGATGCGGCCCGCGCGGCGGGGCTGGCCGGGGCGCGCGTTCACACGCACGCCCCGTTTCGCGTGGCGCTCACCTGGCGCGGAGAACGGACGTGA
- a CDS encoding cation diffusion facilitator family transporter → MSTAAMAPGPERAREVRRVLNVVLGVSLILVAGKTAAGLMSGSLAVLGGAFDSGLDVMTTLVAIVLARVAAQEPDELHPYGHEKFEALGALAMVAFLSISVFELVRTAIERLRHGGEEQVDTWLGAAVMVASLVVGVIASEYERRKGRELGSELLLADAAHLRADVFVTLAVLVGLILVRFGWRGADAWTALVVAVLILRTGWEILRAAVPVLVDERAVEPSEILRIAQGTTGVESAYDVRSRGRQGARFAELTIVVPTEMGLEDAHEVSDAVEQAVRERLGARHVVVHVEPRSAAPDKVAGEQP, encoded by the coding sequence GTGAGCACGGCGGCGATGGCGCCCGGGCCGGAGCGTGCGCGCGAAGTGCGCCGCGTGCTCAACGTGGTGCTGGGCGTAAGCCTGATCCTGGTCGCCGGCAAGACGGCGGCGGGCTTGATGTCCGGCTCGCTGGCCGTGCTGGGCGGCGCCTTCGATTCCGGGCTGGACGTGATGACGACGCTGGTCGCCATCGTCCTGGCGCGCGTGGCCGCGCAGGAGCCGGACGAACTTCATCCCTACGGACACGAGAAGTTCGAGGCGCTGGGCGCGCTGGCGATGGTCGCCTTTCTGTCCATCAGCGTGTTCGAACTGGTGCGGACGGCCATTGAACGGCTGCGGCACGGCGGCGAGGAGCAGGTGGATACCTGGCTGGGCGCGGCGGTGATGGTCGCGTCGCTCGTCGTGGGCGTCATCGCCTCGGAGTACGAGCGGCGAAAGGGGCGCGAGCTGGGGAGCGAGCTGCTGCTGGCGGACGCGGCGCACCTGCGCGCGGACGTCTTCGTGACCTTGGCCGTCCTGGTGGGCCTCATTCTGGTGCGCTTCGGCTGGCGCGGCGCGGACGCGTGGACGGCGCTGGTGGTGGCCGTGCTCATCCTGCGCACCGGGTGGGAGATCCTGCGCGCCGCCGTCCCCGTGCTGGTGGACGAGCGCGCGGTGGAGCCGTCGGAGATCCTGCGCATCGCCCAGGGGACCACGGGCGTGGAAAGCGCCTACGACGTGCGCTCGCGCGGCCGGCAGGGCGCCCGCTTCGCGGAGCTGACCATCGTCGTCCCCACGGAAATGGGGCTGGAGGACGCGCACGAGGTGTCGGACGCGGTGGAGCAGGCGGTACGCGAGCGGCTGGGCGCGCGGCACGTGGTGGTGCACGTGGAGCCGCGCTCCGCCGCCCCCGACAAGGTGGCCGGAGAGCAGCCGTGA
- a CDS encoding amidohydrolase family protein, with translation MPELPLTLYRAAWVLPACGDPIRDGAVLVGTDGLIAAVGPATAIEPPEGAVVDDLGMAALMPGLVNVHAHPELAMFRGALEDLNFRDWILRLVGAKRAALTDADFHAAARWTMVEALRSGITTLAATESSGASAAALCETGLRGVVFQEVFGPDPSQCAESMDGLREAIDCLRAFECDRVRIGISPHAPYTVSDDLFRAAGEYAVAEGLPMAVHAAESHIEHLLVQSGEGDFAPGLRARGIATPPRGRSTVEMLDRLGVLRARPLLIHCVLLDGDDIRRVADSGSAVAHCPVANARLGHGVAPYTEMRAAQVRVGLGTDSVGSNNRLDLMEEARIASILHRGRLGRSDIMPPADLLRLCTIDGAEALGMADTIGTLEPGKAADLCAVSLAAPHARPVHDPLAAVFHAARGTDVILTAVGGQVLYRDGRLMTMDPEPLDAAMTDAAARLREAMT, from the coding sequence ATGCCCGAGCTTCCGCTGACCCTGTACCGCGCCGCATGGGTGCTTCCCGCCTGCGGCGATCCCATCCGCGACGGCGCCGTCCTCGTGGGGACGGACGGCCTGATCGCGGCGGTCGGCCCCGCGACGGCCATCGAGCCGCCCGAGGGCGCCGTGGTGGACGACCTGGGGATGGCGGCGCTCATGCCCGGCCTCGTCAACGTGCACGCCCATCCCGAGCTCGCCATGTTCCGCGGCGCGCTTGAGGATCTGAATTTCCGCGACTGGATCCTGCGGCTGGTCGGCGCCAAGCGGGCGGCGCTTACGGACGCGGACTTTCACGCCGCGGCGCGGTGGACCATGGTGGAGGCGCTGCGCTCCGGCATCACCACGCTGGCCGCGACGGAGTCGTCCGGCGCGTCGGCGGCGGCGCTGTGCGAGACGGGGCTGCGCGGCGTGGTCTTTCAGGAGGTGTTCGGGCCGGACCCGTCGCAGTGCGCGGAATCGATGGACGGGCTGCGCGAGGCCATCGACTGCCTGCGGGCCTTCGAATGCGATCGCGTGCGCATCGGCATCTCGCCGCACGCACCCTACACCGTGTCGGACGATCTCTTTCGCGCCGCGGGCGAGTACGCCGTGGCGGAGGGGCTGCCGATGGCCGTCCACGCGGCGGAGTCCCACATCGAACACCTCCTCGTGCAGTCCGGTGAGGGGGATTTTGCGCCGGGGCTGCGCGCGCGGGGAATCGCCACGCCGCCGCGGGGACGGAGCACGGTGGAGATGCTGGACCGCCTGGGGGTGCTGCGCGCCCGCCCGCTGCTCATCCACTGCGTGCTGCTGGATGGTGACGACATCCGGCGCGTGGCGGACAGCGGCTCCGCGGTGGCGCACTGTCCCGTCGCCAACGCGCGGCTGGGGCACGGTGTGGCGCCGTACACGGAGATGCGCGCGGCACAGGTGCGCGTGGGGCTGGGGACGGATTCCGTCGGCAGCAACAACCGGCTGGACCTGATGGAAGAGGCGCGCATCGCCTCCATCCTTCATCGCGGACGGCTGGGCCGCAGCGACATCATGCCGCCGGCGGACCTGCTGCGGCTTTGCACAATCGATGGCGCGGAGGCGCTGGGGATGGCGGATACCATCGGTACGCTGGAGCCGGGCAAGGCCGCGGACCTGTGCGCCGTTTCTCTCGCCGCGCCGCACGCCCGGCCGGTGCACGATCCGCTCGCCGCCGTCTTTCACGCCGCGCGCGGCACCGACGTCATCCTCACCGCCGTGGGGGGGCAGGTTCTCTACCGCGACGGGCGGCTGATGACCATGGATCCGGAGCCGCTGGACGCGGCCATGACGGACGCGGCCGCGCGGCTGCGGGAGGCGATGACGTGA